One stretch of Arachis duranensis cultivar V14167 chromosome 1, aradu.V14167.gnm2.J7QH, whole genome shotgun sequence DNA includes these proteins:
- the LOC107475273 gene encoding cadmium-induced protein AS8 isoform X2 encodes MTQVAFLQMIIKGLFRRYKRWNPVHPTYGAFWGMGVGVGCGVGWGPGFGPEVIGYVGSGCGIGFNVGFTLAGFGIGLPANFIFEAPYNVIMATRNSALEVARSKGFNAPCNGWTINLSCVFDLQREASDKLRHFRERRLSVKGFDFLSMKNDLSLLATSACNSMRTFHDQLSSRRGKD; translated from the exons ATGACCCAAGTGGCTTTT CTCCAAATGATTATCAAAGGATTGTTTAGAAGATATAAGAGATGGAACCCTGTTCATCCAACTTATGGTGCCTTTTGGGGAATGGGAGTGGGTGTTGGTTGTGGAGTCGGATGGGGTCCGGGGTTCGGCCCTGAAGTGATAGGCTATGTTGGATCTGGTTGTGGCATTGGATTCAATGTGGGCTTCACTCTCGCTGGCTTTGGTATTGGCCTTCCTGCAAACTTTATCTTTGAAGCTCCTTATAATG TTATCATGGCAACAAGAAATTCAGCGTTAGAGGTAGCACGATCTAAGGGTTTTAATGCACCATGCAATGGCTGGACTATAAACTTATCTTGTGTCTTTGACCTCCAAAGGGAAGCTAGTGACAAATTACGTCACTTTAGGGAAAGGCGTTTATCAGTCAAGGGATTTgatttcttgagcatgaaaaaTGACTTATCATTGCTTGCTACATCTGCCTGTAACAGTATGCGCACATTCCATGACCAGCTTTCTTCTCGTAGGG GCAAAGATTGA
- the LOC127745668 gene encoding isoflavone reductase homolog, with protein MGKSKVLVVGGTGYIGRRIVRASLAEGHETYVLQRAELALQIEKLQMLLSFKRQGAHLIEASFSDHQSLVDAVKKVDVVISAISGVHIRSHSIGLQLNLINAIKEAGNVKRFLPSEFGLDPARMGDALEPGRVTFEDKMAVRKAIEEANIPFTYISANLFAGYFAGSLSQMGSFVPPREKVHLFGDGTLKAVFVDEDDVATYTIKTIDDPRTLNKTLYLRPPDNILSQADLIAIWESLIGKQLHKTYISPEGFLATLKGLDYKLQVGIGHFYHIFYEGCLTNFEIGPHGEEASMLYPEVNYTRMDHYLRIYV; from the exons ATGGGGAAGAGCAAGGTGCTAGTGGTAGGGGGAACAGGGTACATTGGGAGGAGAATAGTGAGGGCAAGCCTGGCAGAGGGGCACGAGACGTATGTGCTTCAGAGGGCGGAGTTGGCGCTGCAGATAGAGAAGCTGCAGATGCTGCTATCCTTCAAGAGGCAGGGGGCCCACCTCATAGAGGCATCCTTCTCCGACCACCAGAGCCTTGTGGATGCTGTCAAGAAGGTGGATGTTGTCATCAGTGCCATCTCTGGTGTCCATATCAGGAGCCATAGCATTGGCTTGCAGCTCAACCTCATTAACGCCATCAAGGAAGCCGGCAACGTCAAg CGCTTCTTGCCGTCGGAGTTTGGACTGGACCCAGCGAGGATGGGGGACGCGTTAGAGCCAGGAAGGGTGACATTTGAGGACAAGATGGCTGTGAGGAAGGCGATAGAGGAAGCAAACATCCCTTTCACGTACATCTCCGCCAACCTATTTGCGGGCTACTTTGCGGGCAGCCTGTCTCAGATGGGATCTTTTGTGCCTCCCAGGGAAAAGGTCCACCTCTTCGGAGATGGCACACTCAAGGCCGTTTTCGTCGATGAAGACGACGTCGCCACCTACACTATAAAGACCATCGATGACCCCCGCACCCTCAACAAGACTCTCTACCTGAGGCCTCCCGACAACATTCTCTCGCAGGCAGACCTCATTGCAATCTGGGAGTCTCTCATCGGAAAGCAGCTCCACAAGACCTACATATCTCCCGAGGGCTTCCTCGCAACACTCAAGGGCTTGGACTATAAGCTTCAGGTTGGGATTGGCCACTTCTATCACATCTTCTACGAGGGATGTTTAACCAATTTTGAAATCGGACCCCATGGAGAAGAAGCTTCCATGCTTTACCCAGAGGTCAACTACACACGCATGGATCACTACCTCAGGAtatatgtttaa
- the LOC107475273 gene encoding cadmium-induced protein AS8 isoform X1 translates to MLWLPKTLWKYKLQMIIKGLFRRYKRWNPVHPTYGAFWGMGVGVGCGVGWGPGFGPEVIGYVGSGCGIGFNVGFTLAGFGIGLPANFIFEAPYNVIMATRNSALEVARSKGFNAPCNGWTINLSCVFDLQREASDKLRHFRERRLSVKGFDFLSMKNDLSLLATSACNSMRTFHDQLSSRRGKD, encoded by the exons ATGCTATGGCTACCTAAGACACTTTGGAAATATAAG CTCCAAATGATTATCAAAGGATTGTTTAGAAGATATAAGAGATGGAACCCTGTTCATCCAACTTATGGTGCCTTTTGGGGAATGGGAGTGGGTGTTGGTTGTGGAGTCGGATGGGGTCCGGGGTTCGGCCCTGAAGTGATAGGCTATGTTGGATCTGGTTGTGGCATTGGATTCAATGTGGGCTTCACTCTCGCTGGCTTTGGTATTGGCCTTCCTGCAAACTTTATCTTTGAAGCTCCTTATAATG TTATCATGGCAACAAGAAATTCAGCGTTAGAGGTAGCACGATCTAAGGGTTTTAATGCACCATGCAATGGCTGGACTATAAACTTATCTTGTGTCTTTGACCTCCAAAGGGAAGCTAGTGACAAATTACGTCACTTTAGGGAAAGGCGTTTATCAGTCAAGGGATTTgatttcttgagcatgaaaaaTGACTTATCATTGCTTGCTACATCTGCCTGTAACAGTATGCGCACATTCCATGACCAGCTTTCTTCTCGTAGGG GCAAAGATTGA
- the LOC107475273 gene encoding cadmium-induced protein AS8 isoform X3, with protein MIIKGLFRRYKRWNPVHPTYGAFWGMGVGVGCGVGWGPGFGPEVIGYVGSGCGIGFNVGFTLAGFGIGLPANFIFEAPYNVIMATRNSALEVARSKGFNAPCNGWTINLSCVFDLQREASDKLRHFRERRLSVKGFDFLSMKNDLSLLATSACNSMRTFHDQLSSRRGKD; from the exons ATGATTATCAAAGGATTGTTTAGAAGATATAAGAGATGGAACCCTGTTCATCCAACTTATGGTGCCTTTTGGGGAATGGGAGTGGGTGTTGGTTGTGGAGTCGGATGGGGTCCGGGGTTCGGCCCTGAAGTGATAGGCTATGTTGGATCTGGTTGTGGCATTGGATTCAATGTGGGCTTCACTCTCGCTGGCTTTGGTATTGGCCTTCCTGCAAACTTTATCTTTGAAGCTCCTTATAATG TTATCATGGCAACAAGAAATTCAGCGTTAGAGGTAGCACGATCTAAGGGTTTTAATGCACCATGCAATGGCTGGACTATAAACTTATCTTGTGTCTTTGACCTCCAAAGGGAAGCTAGTGACAAATTACGTCACTTTAGGGAAAGGCGTTTATCAGTCAAGGGATTTgatttcttgagcatgaaaaaTGACTTATCATTGCTTGCTACATCTGCCTGTAACAGTATGCGCACATTCCATGACCAGCTTTCTTCTCGTAGGG GCAAAGATTGA
- the LOC107475288 gene encoding mechanosensitive ion channel protein 10, whose protein sequence is MDEKAKSSDHVAVIIDQHTNHPKPPSSSSVDNKPPKQHPLRVKTLNRLSFSKPKSRILEYNNYYPHHHLGRKLSSISQENNNDNNNEDVDEDEEEEEEWWDEEEEIEEEGEGERNKLQERRRRKKVRWRVVVEWVVFLSIATCLVCSLVITRIKKMHMVGLEIWKWCLMVMVTFSGRLVSGWVVGVTVFVIERNFMLREKVLYFIYGLRKSIRNCLWLGLVLLSYWSVVFDDVQKKNHKFLNKVFQALVAVLVGAIIWLVKIVLVKMLASSFHVATYFDRMKESVFHHYILDTLSGPPMEDAEEILQQHRQLTGGGSKSMPARSRLNKLKEKQQQERFGGSRRIDMEKLRELSMESTASAWSVKRLVNYVRSSGLSTISRTVDDFATAESEINSEWEARNCAQRIFNNVAKPAAKYIEEEDLMRFLKRVEIHTIFPLFEGALETGKISRSSFRNWVIRAYYERKALAQSLNDTKTAVQQLHKLASAIVSVIIIIVILLVMGVATLKIIFFCMTQIVLIGVAFQGTCKTVLEAIIFVFVMHPFDIGDRCVIDGVHMIVEEMNILSTVFLRYDNEKIYYPNAVLLNKPISNFYRSPEMWDSIDFTIDASTPMETIIALKKSIQIYIESKPKYWNPKHSVIAKEIQNVDKLKLCLCVQHTINHQNYGERSIRITELLLELKKIFEIHAVKYNLLPQEIHITQMNMENNNINNGRLVFQS, encoded by the exons ATGGATGAGAAAGCTAAGTCCTCAGATCATGTTGCTGTCATCATTGACCAGCACACTAACCATCCGAAACCCCCTTCCTCCTCCTCCGTGGACAACAAGCCCCCCAAACAACACCCCTTGAGGGTCAAAACCCTTAACCGTCTCAGCTTCTCGAAGCCCAAATCCAGAATCCTCGAGTACAATAACTACTATCCCCACCACCATCTCGGCAGAAAGCTATCAAGCATTTCCCAGGAGAACAACAACGACAATAATAATGAGGACGTGGACGAAgacgaagaggaagaggaggagtggtgggacgaagaagaagagatcGAGGAGGAGGGTGAGGGAGAGAGGAATAAGTTGcaggagaggaggaggaggaagaaggtGAGGTGGAGGGTAGTGGTGGAGTGGGTGGTGTTCCTGAGCATAGCAACATGCTTGGTTTGTTCGCTGGTAATAACGCGGATAAAGAAGATGCACATGGTGGGTTTGGAGATATGGAAGTGGTGCTTGATGGTGATGGTGACATTCAGCGGGAGGTTGGTGTCGGGGTGGGTGGTGGGGGTGACGGTGTTCGTGATAGAGAGGAACTTCATGCTGAGAGAGAAGGTGCTGTACTTCATATACGGGCTGAGGAAGAGCATAAGGAACTGCCTGTGGCTAGGGCTGGTGCTTCTTTCATACTGGAGCGTGGTGTTCGACGACGTGCAGAAGAAGAACCACAAGTTCCTGAACAAGGTGTTTCAGGCACTGGTCGCAGTGCTGGTTGGGGCCATCATATGGCTCGTCAAGATTGTTCTCGTGAAGATGCTGGCATCCTCTTTTCACGTGGCCACCTACTTCGACAGGATGAAGGAGAGCGTCTTCCATCACTACATCCTCGACACTCTCTCAGGTCCACCCATGGAGGACGCGGAGGAGATACTGCAGCAGCACCGCCAGCTCACGGGGGGCGGCTCAAAGTCGATGCCTGCCAGGAGTAGGTTGAATAAGCTAAAGGAGAAGCAGCAGCAGGAGAGGTTTGGGGGGTCCAGGAGGATTGACATGGAGAAGCTGAGGGAGCTGAGCATGGAGAGCACTGCCTCCGCCTGGAGCGTCAAGAGGCTCGTCAACTATGTTCGCTCCTCCGGCCTCTCCACCATCTCCAGGACCGTGGATGATTTCGCCACCGCCGAGTCTGAGATCAACAGTGAATGGGAAGCTAGAAACTGCGCTCAGCGGATTTTCAACAACGTCGCCAAACCTGCTGCCAA GTACATTGAAGAGGAGGATTTGATGAGATTTCTGAAGAGGGTTGAGATACATACTATATTCCCTCTCTTCGAAGGTGCCCTTGAAACAGGGAAGATCAGCAGATCATCATTTAGAAATTGGGTG ATTCGAGCATACTACGAACGAAAGGCACTAGCACAATCACTGAATGATACAAAAACAGCAGTGCAGCAGCTTCACAAACTAGCAAGCGCGATAGTGAGTGTGATAATAATCATTGTGATCCTTCTGGTGATGGGAGTGGCTACGCTCAAGATCATATTCTTCTGCATGACGCAAATCGTGTTGATTGGGGTTGCCTTCCAAGGTACCTGCAAGACCGTCTTGGAGGCCATCATCTTCGTCTTTGTCATGCATCCTTTCGACATTGGAGACCGCTGCGTCATTGACGGTGTTCAT ATGATCGTGGAAGAGATGAATATCTTGTCAACAGTGTTTCTTAGATACGACAACGAGAAAATATACTACCCAAATGCAGTTCTGCTGAATAAGCCAATCAGCAATTTCTACAGGAGTCCAGAGATGTGGGACTCAATTGATTTCACCATTGATGCTTCTACTCCCATGGAGACTATCATTGCACTCAAGAAATCAATACAAAT TTACATTGAGAGCAAGCCAAAGTATTGGAATCCAAAGCACAGTGTGATAGCAAAAGAAATACAGAATGTGGACAAGCTGAAGTTGTGCTTGTGTGTGCAACACACAATCAATCATCAGAACTATGGCGAAAGGAGCATTAGGATCACTGAGCTCCTCCTGGAACTCAAAAAGATCTTTGAGATCCATGCTGTCAAGTACAATCTCCTCCCTCAGGAGATCCACATTACCCAGATGAACatggaaaataataatattaataatggcAGACTTGTCTTTCAATCATGA
- the LOC127745670 gene encoding MOB kinase activator-like 1B, which translates to MSLFGLGRNQRTFRPKKSAPSGSKGAQLRQHIDATLGSGNLREAVKLPPGEDLNEWLAVNTVDFFNQVNLLYGTLTEFCTPENCRTMSAGPKYEYRWADGVQIKKPIEVSAPKYVEYLMDWIEGQLDDESIFPQKLGAPFPPNFKDVVKTIFKRLFRVYAHIYHSHFQKIVSLKEEAHLNTCFKHFILFTCEFGLIDKKELAPLQELIESIVVPY; encoded by the exons ATGAGCCTCTTTGGTCTCGGCAG AAACCAGAGAACATTCCGCCCCAAGAAAAGTGCACCTTCTGGGAGTAAG GGAGCACAACTTAGACAGCACATTGATGCTACACTAGGTAGTGGAAATCTGAGGGAAGCAGTAAAGCTACCACCTGGGGAGGATTTAAATGAGTGGCTTGCTGTTAACA CTGTTGATTTCTTCAACCAGGTCAATCTTCTTTATGGCACCCTCACAGAGTTTTGCACACCTGAGAATTGTCGAACAATGTCTGCTGGTCCCAA GTATGAGTATAGATGGGCAGATGGTGTACAAATCAAGAAACCTATTGAAGTTTCTGCTCCAAAATATGTAGAATATCTAATGGACTGGATTGAAGGACAGCTTGATGACGAGTCCATATTCCCCCAGAAGCTtg GTGCACCATTTCCTCCCAACTTCAAGGATGTTGTGAAGACAATATTCAAGCGACTGTTCCGAGTATATGCTCACATATACCATTCTCACTTTCAGAAAATTGTGAGCCTCAAGGAAGAGGCCCACCTAAACACTTGCTTCAAGCATTTTATACTGTTTACCTGT GAATTTGGTTTGATTGACAAGAAGGAGCTGGCTCCCCTTCAAGAGCTCATAGAATCCATTGTCGTACCATACTAG